From the genome of Anaerobranca gottschalkii DSM 13577, one region includes:
- a CDS encoding NAD(P)/FAD-dependent oxidoreductase: MLRLSNLKLSIEQNKDEVLPKLIAKTLNIPKKEIRSYKIFKESIDARKEEMIYFVYTVDVEVGDRLEEILVKKGYNLTPDYSYNYPEIGSRRLENPPVIVGAGPAGLFCGLILSQLGYNPIIIERGEDVEKRTERVEKFWREGILNTESNVQFGEGGAGTFSDGKLTTLIKDKRCRKVLEEMVKGGAPEEILYSYKPHVGTDILKFVVKNIRQQIIANGGKVYFNTKLEDLLIKDGKIYGIKTNKGEIPAQVLVLALGHSARDTFQVLYNKGLNIEQKAFSIGVRIEHPQSLINKAQYKKFAGHPRLGAAEYKLAYHSPNGRSAYTFCMCPGGLVVAAASEEGGVVTNGMSYHSRDGENANSALLVGITPKDFETSHPLAGIEFQRKWERKAFQIGGGNYFAPAQLVGDFLQDKESKEYRSVVPTYKKGVKMANLKDVLPEYVVNTLKEAILDFDKKLKGFAYKDAILTGVETRSSSPIRILRDETYQSNIKGIYPCGEGAGYAGGIISAAVDGIRIAEKIISEWRFQ, encoded by the coding sequence ATGTTGAGATTATCAAATCTTAAACTATCAATAGAACAAAATAAAGATGAAGTTTTACCTAAACTAATAGCTAAAACTTTAAATATACCCAAAAAGGAGATCAGGAGTTATAAAATTTTTAAAGAATCGATAGATGCTAGAAAAGAAGAGATGATTTATTTTGTTTATACAGTAGATGTAGAGGTAGGAGATAGATTAGAAGAAATACTAGTAAAAAAAGGGTATAATTTAACTCCTGACTATAGCTATAATTATCCAGAGATAGGTAGTAGAAGATTAGAAAACCCTCCAGTAATTGTGGGAGCTGGGCCTGCCGGTTTGTTTTGCGGTCTTATTCTTTCCCAATTGGGATATAACCCTATAATCATTGAGCGGGGGGAAGATGTTGAAAAAAGGACGGAAAGGGTAGAAAAATTTTGGAGAGAAGGGATTTTAAATACTGAGAGTAATGTACAATTTGGTGAAGGGGGAGCTGGTACCTTTTCCGATGGAAAACTTACTACTTTAATTAAAGATAAAAGATGCAGAAAAGTATTAGAAGAGATGGTAAAAGGGGGAGCACCAGAAGAAATTCTCTATAGTTATAAACCCCATGTGGGGACTGATATTTTAAAGTTTGTAGTAAAAAATATCAGACAACAAATTATAGCAAATGGAGGAAAGGTCTATTTTAATACTAAATTAGAGGACTTATTGATAAAGGATGGGAAAATATATGGAATTAAAACAAATAAAGGTGAAATTCCAGCCCAAGTTTTAGTATTAGCTTTAGGTCATAGTGCAAGGGATACTTTTCAAGTTCTCTATAATAAAGGGTTAAACATCGAACAAAAGGCCTTTAGCATAGGAGTCAGAATCGAACATCCACAAAGTTTAATTAATAAGGCCCAGTATAAGAAGTTTGCTGGACATCCCCGTTTAGGTGCAGCTGAATATAAGCTGGCATATCATTCTCCTAATGGGAGAAGTGCTTACACCTTTTGTATGTGTCCTGGAGGATTAGTAGTAGCAGCGGCTTCTGAAGAAGGTGGAGTTGTGACAAATGGTATGAGTTATCATTCAAGGGATGGAGAAAATGCCAACAGTGCTTTATTAGTGGGGATAACACCAAAAGATTTTGAAACTAGTCATCCCCTAGCTGGTATAGAATTTCAAAGAAAATGGGAAAGAAAGGCCTTTCAAATAGGGGGAGGAAATTATTTTGCTCCGGCCCAATTAGTAGGGGATTTTTTACAGGATAAAGAAAGTAAAGAATATAGGTCAGTAGTACCTACTTACAAAAAAGGGGTTAAAATGGCAAATCTAAAGGATGTGCTGCCAGAATATGTAGTTAATACTTTAAAAGAAGCTATTTTAGATTTTGATAAAAAGCTTAAAGGGTTTGCTTACAAAGATGCAATTTTAACAGGTGTAGAAACCCGTAGTTCTTCACCAATAAGGATACTTAGGGATGAAACGTATCAAAGCAATATAAAAGGAATATATCCCTGTGGCGAAGGGGCAGGCTATGCTGGGGGAATAATATCGGCAGCTGTAGACGGAATTAGAATAGCAGAAAAGATTATA
- a CDS encoding Hsp20/alpha crystallin family protein: protein MFGLTPFRRRNEMVPHTKDIFDNIDTMFENFLNDSFFPSLYKNSNYMKVDIKEKENEYIVEAELPGVNKEQINIDVRNDRLTISVEQREEINEEKHNFIRRERRYGSMTRSFMVDNVDEEKIKASLRNGVLTIILPKKEPNKPLGRRIEIE from the coding sequence ATGTTTGGTTTAACTCCCTTTAGAAGAAGAAACGAAATGGTACCTCACACTAAAGACATTTTTGACAACATTGATACTATGTTTGAAAACTTTTTAAATGATTCCTTTTTCCCTTCCCTCTATAAAAACAGTAATTATATGAAAGTGGATATTAAGGAAAAGGAAAATGAGTACATTGTTGAAGCAGAACTTCCCGGTGTAAATAAAGAACAGATTAATATTGATGTAAGAAACGACCGTTTAACAATTTCAGTTGAACAACGGGAAGAAATTAATGAAGAAAAACATAATTTCATTCGTAGAGAAAGACGATATGGTTCTATGACCCGTTCCTTTATGGTAGATAATGTAGATGAAGAAAAAATTAAAGCCAGCTTAAGAAATGGTGTCTTGACTATCATCTTACCCAAAAAAGAACCTAATAAACCCCTAGGCAGAAGAATTGAAATTGAATAA
- the srtB gene encoding class B sortase, which translates to MLKKAVYFLVLGIFIYSSTQGLWGLYQYYRNSRDYQQVREIYQQSLNIGEKEDTESPNEHENPNEKLFDKLLEINPDTVAWIFIENSNIDYPVVQGVDNHYYLNINFNGVRNRGGAIFMDYRNNPIDFDQNTIIYGHRMRDGSMFAHLTKFRDKDFFNNNDKIYLKTREGNYIFKVYSIYVTEANSYYITPNFSTEEEYLQFLQYTRKNSIFKKEVELGITDKILTLSTCSYEFDNARLVVHAKLMEQK; encoded by the coding sequence ATGTTAAAAAAAGCAGTTTATTTTTTGGTATTGGGGATATTTATTTATAGCAGTACCCAAGGTTTATGGGGGTTATATCAGTATTATAGAAACTCTAGGGATTATCAACAGGTCAGGGAGATATATCAACAATCATTAAATATTGGGGAAAAAGAAGATACCGAAAGTCCCAATGAACATGAAAATCCTAATGAAAAATTGTTCGATAAACTATTAGAAATAAATCCAGATACAGTAGCTTGGATATTTATAGAGAATTCCAATATTGATTATCCTGTTGTTCAAGGAGTAGACAACCATTACTACCTCAATATCAATTTTAATGGAGTTAGAAACAGAGGTGGGGCAATTTTTATGGATTATCGGAACAACCCCATAGATTTTGACCAAAATACCATCATCTATGGCCATAGAATGAGGGATGGCTCGATGTTTGCCCATTTAACTAAATTTAGGGATAAGGATTTTTTTAACAATAATGATAAAATTTATTTAAAAACAAGGGAAGGAAATTATATTTTTAAAGTATATTCTATTTATGTAACGGAAGCTAACAGTTATTATATAACCCCAAACTTTTCTACAGAAGAAGAATACCTTCAGTTTCTTCAGTATACTAGAAAAAACTCGATATTTAAAAAGGAAGTTGAACTAGGTATTACAGATAAAATCTTAACCCTCTCTACCTGTAGTTATGAATTCGATAATGCTAGATTAGTAGTACATGCTAAACTTATGGAACAAAAATAA